The Humulus lupulus chromosome 4, drHumLupu1.1, whole genome shotgun sequence genome has a window encoding:
- the LOC133832306 gene encoding uncharacterized protein LOC133832306, which yields MSNEMYNTIARVTDGIYEGIAIGGDVFLGSTLSDHVLRFNNIPQHPKALSSLCYEIDVSPRHSIDSSLKLFSWDTITHSHLSTSPHQSPNSLGFRYLDVIKSNVICGSSDGNDNDDKAQEDQYGDIGVVLKMNLKRVMANDFLFLVCMGKWLKMNLKSQFVGDFVD from the exons ATGTCTAATGAGATGTACAATACCATAGCCCGTGTAACAGATGGAATCTATGAAG GCATTGCTATTGGAGGTGATGTGTTTCTAGGCTCCACTCTTTCTGATCATGTTCTGCGGTTTAACAATATTCCACAG CACCCCAAAGCCTTATCATCCCTCTGTTATGAAATTGATGTTTCTCCTCGCCACTCCATAGATAGCTCACTGAAGTTATTTTCATGGGACACAATCACGCACTCACACCTCTCGACTTCTCCTCATCAGTCCCCGAACAGTTTAGGCTTCAGATATTTGGATG tgataaaaTCAAATGTTATCTGTGGGAGCTCCGATGGGAATGACAATGACGATAAAGCTCAGGAAGATCAATATGGCGACATAGGC GTAGTCTTGAAGATGAATCTAAAGAGAGTAATGGCAAATGATTTTCTCTTTCTTGTTTGCATGGGAAAATGGTTGAAGATGAATTTGAAGAGTCAGTTTGTGGGTGACTTTGTAGATTGA